One Thermodesulfobacteriota bacterium genomic window, CCGGCCAGGGGCACGAGCCCGCAGATGGCCTTGAGCGTCGTGGTCTTTCCCGCCCCATTGGCCCCCAGCAGGCTCACGAGGCGCCCCCGGGGGACGTCGAGGGTGACGTCCCACAGGGCCTGGCTGTCGCCGTAGAATGCCGAGATGGACTGGACCGTGAGCCCGCTCATGCTGCCGCCTCTCCCAGGTACGCCTGGATCACCGCCGGGTCGGCCGCCACCTGGGCGGGCCGGCCCTCGGCGATCTTCTCGCCGTAGTTCAAGACCACGATCCGGTCGCTGATGTTCATGATGACCCGCATGATGTGCTCGACCGCGAGGATCGTGGTGCCGAGGTCCTTGAGCTTGAAGATGAGCTCCACCGTCCGGTCCGCCTCGGTGGGGTTCAAGCCCGCCACCACCTCGTCCAGCAGCAGGAGGTCGGGCTCCAGCGCCAGCGCCTTGGCGATCTCCAGGCGTTTGCGCCCCGCCAGCGTGAGCCCGGCCGCCGAGTCGTGGGCCCGGTCCGCGAGCCCGGTGAACTCCAGCACCTCCCAGGCCTTGTGCTCCGCGTGGGCCCGCCGAGGATGGCGCAGGAGCGCGGCGATGGTCGTGTTCTCCAGCACGGTGAGCCCGGGGAAGGGCTTCACCACCTGGAACGTGCGGCCGACCCCCTTCTCCGCCATGCGATAGGGCGCCCACCCGGTCACGTCCTCTCCCCGGTACGACACCTTTCCCGCGGTGGGCTTGCAGTAGCCGCTCACCACGTTGAAGAGGGTGGTCTTCCCCGCGCCGTTGGGCCCGATGAGACCGACGATCTCGTTTTGCCCCATCTCGAAGCTCACCTCATGGAGGGCTCGAAGCCCCCCGAAGACCATCGAGACGGATTCCACTTTCAGGAACGGCTGGCTCATGGGCGCTCCTCCGCGGGCGGGGCGGTCCTGGGCTCGGCGGGCTTGGCTGGCGAGGCCGGCGGCGCCCCGGCCCGGCGGCGGCCGAAGCGCGACGTGAGCGCCCCCCACAGGCCGTCGGGCAGGAACACGACGCTCAGGGCGATGATGACCCCCAGGATGATCAGATAGAGCACCTGGTAGTCCGAGAGGTAGGCCCAGAAGTAGGTCTTGAAGGCGAAGATCAGCACGGCCCCGATGGCCGGGCCGATGAGGGTCCCCAGGCCCCCGAAGACCGCCATCACCACCGCCTGGTCGGTGACCAGATCCCCCAGGACCGAGGCGGGGTCGATGAAGGTGATCCAGTAGGCGTAGGCGCCGCCGAGCAGACCCGCAGGAGCCGCCGAGAGGAGGAACGCCTGGATCTTGATCCGCGTCGGCCGAAGCCCCAGGGACATGGAGCCCTCCTCGTCCTCCCGGATGGCCTTGACCTTCATGCCGAAGGGAGAGCGCTCCAGGAGGAACCACAGGCCGAAGAAGATCCCGGCCACCAGGACCAGGAAGAGGTAGAAGAAGAAGATGGGGTTGAGGAAGGGCGGCAGGCGCATCCCGTCGGGCCCGCCGGTGATGTCCAGGACCAGGGCGCCCTGCTGGATGGCCCGGGCGAGCGCCCAGGTGGCGATGGCGAAGTAGGCCCCCTTGAGCCGCAGGGTGGGGAGCCCCGCCGCAAAGGCGACGACCCCGGCCGCCAGGGCGGCCGCCGGCAGCGTGGCGAAAAAGGGCCACCCCCCCTGCATCATGAGGATCGCGGTGGCGTAGGCCCCGATGCCGAAAAACGCGCCATGGCCGAAGTTGACGCGCCCCGTGTAGCCGCCCAGCACGTCCCAGGTGATCGCCAGGCCGATCCAGAGCAGCGCCTCGGTGGCGATGCGCAGGACGAAGGTGTTCTCGGTGGCGAGCGGCAGGAAGGCCAGGGCCGCGAAGACCGCCGCGCACCAGGGCAGGTAGCGGGTGCGCATGGGTCACACTCCCTTCGCGAAGAGTCCCCGGGGGGACACGAGCAGGATGACCCACAGGAGGGTGAACACGGCCAGGAGCGTGTAGCTGGGGTTGCCGTAGATGAGGAAGAACGACTGCACGAGCCCCAGGAGGAAGGCCGCCCAGGGCACCCCGGCCAGGTAGCCCATCCCGGCGAGCACCACCACGAAGAACGCGAAGATCGTGTAGTCGCCCCCCATCTGGGCGCTGATGGAGAAGACGGCACCGATGAGGACGCCCGTCATGGCGCTGATGGCGACGTAGATCCCGTACACCCAGGAGCTCGTCCGGCGGGCGTTGATCCCCATGAGGCCCGCCGCCTCCCGGTGCTGGGAGAGCGCCCGCACGGCCAGGCCGAAGTCGGTCTTCTTGAGCACGTAGTGGAGGACCCCGGTGATGACCAGGGCGTAGGCGAGCCCCGCCAGCCGCACCGCCGGCACCGTGACGAACAGGTCTCCCCACTCGAAGAAGAAGGAGTGGCCGGCCAGGGCCGAGGGCGTGGAGCGGCTGAAGAACCCGAAGGCCGTGAGCGCCCCGCCCTTGATGGCGATGGCCAGGCCGAAGGTGAACACCAGCCCCATGAGGATGGGGTTCCCTCGCCGGCCGCTCAAGACCCGGTGGATCACCGGCTGGAGGAAGTACCCCACCGCCAGGAAGACGGCAAACGCAGCCGGCAGGAGCAGGAAAGGCTCCACCCCGAGCCACAGGTTCAGATAGTAGCCCAGGAAGGCCCCCAGCATGATCCACTCGCCCACGGCGAAGTCGATGATGTGCATGACCCCGTAGGTGAGGGAAAAGCCGATGGCGATGGTGATGTAGATGCCGCCGATCAGGAGGCCGTCGACGATTGCCTGGGGAAGGAGCACCATGGTCGTCCTCTCGGGGGGCCCCCGTTCCTCGCGGGCTCGGGAGCCGGTTGCGGCCGTGGGGCTTGCGTCCTGTGCCTACCGCGGGGGCGCCAGGCGGCGCCCCCGACCTCCGGGCTGCCGGCTGACAGCCGATCGCTGACAGCCGCACCCCCGCCCCGATCTCCCGAGGCGGGGGTGCGAGCAGCCTATCGCTGCTTCCACTCCGTCATCGGGTACTGGGGCTTGGCCTCGGCCTCGGCCGCGGGACCCACGATCACGGTCTTCCCGCCCTGGATCTGGATGGTCAGCGGGGTGAGGCCGACGTTCGCGTGGTAGAACTCGCCTTCTTTGGCAAAGTTGATGCGCCCGTAGAAGGTCTGGATGTCGAGGGTCTCCAGGGCCTTGAGGAGCGCGTCGCGCTTGGCCTCGTCCAGGGGCGGGGCGAGCTTGGCCTTCTGGAGGGCCGCCTGGAAGGCGATCCCCGCGGCCGAGCAGCCGGCTTGGGTGTAGTCGGCGGGCACCTTGTAGGCGTCCATCGCGGCTTTTCCGTAGGCGGCCGCGTCGGCCCAGAGGAGCTCGCCCTTGGTGTGGAGGGTGTCGGTCCACACCGATGCGCCGAAGACCTGCTCGGCGTCCTTCTTGAGGGCTTCCACGAAGGAGGGCTCGGTGACGCCGTAGTGCATGAGGAGCGCCTTGGGGGTGTAGTTCACCTGCTTCAGTGCCTTGGCGAAGTTGATGAGCTCCTCGTCGTGGCCCCCGAAGGCCACCAGGTCGGGCTTGAGGCCCCGCACCGCCGAGAGGAAGGGGATGAGGTCCTGGCCCGCCGGCACGATGTTGAACCGTTGCACGTTGATCCCCTTGGCCTCCACCGCCGCCTTGAAGGCCTCGGCGGTGGCCTTGGAGAAGGTGTCGTTGGAGCCCACGATGACCGCGGTCTTGATCGGAGGCTCCAGCGCCGTGAGGGTGTCGATGGGGGTGGCCCCGGTGTAGTTCACCGGCGGGATCGTGCCGAAGGTGTACTTGAAGCCCTGCCGCCAGATGAGGGGCGACTCGGCCGAGCCCGTGATCATGGGGATCTTGTACTTCTCGAGCACCGGTGCCGCCGCCAGGGTGACCCCCGAGGCGTAGGGCCCGAGCACGAAGTCCACCTGCTCCTGGGTGGCCAGGCGCTCGGCCCCATTGGCCCCCTGGGAGGGCTCGGACTGGGCGTCGGCGTAGATGAGCCGCACGGGGTAGCGCTTCCCCTCGATCTCGATGCCCCCCTGGTCGTTGACGGCCTGGGCCCAGAGGTCGTAGCCCCGCTTGGTGACGTTGCCCCCGGTGGCGAGGTCGCCGGAAAGCGACGTGATGACGCCCACCTTGTAGAAGTCGCGCGCCTGCGCCGCGGGCGCCGCGGCCACGGCCAGGGCCGCCAGGGGTACCAACCAGAGTCGCTTCATGGTGTGCCTCCTCTTCCCGTCGAGGTTGGGCCGCCAGGGGGGCGGCGGAAGTAAAAAGACGTGTCTTTGACAGGATGGCAAGATGTACAGGATGGGAGTTCAGGCGCCAGGTGGCGGCGTAGGTCGTGTTGGCGGAGCGCAACTCCGACCGGCGAAGCCGTCGGGTTACGCCCTTTGGACGAACCCGACCTGCATCCTGTTCATCCTGTCATCCTGTCCTCGTGCTCCCCTACCCCGCCTTCTTGGCGAGCATCCCCAGGCCCTCCTCCACCACGTCGAGGCCCCGGTGGAGGTCTTCGTCGGTGATGAGCAGCGGGGGCAGGAGCCGCACCACGTTGCTCAGGGAGCCGCAGGTCAGGAGCACCACGCCCCTGTCGCGCACGTAGGCCCCAAGCTCCTTGGTCTGCGCCGCGGCGGGGGCCTTGGTCTTGCGGTCGGTCACGAGCTCCATGGCCATCATGGCCCCCAGGCCCCGCACGTCGCCCACCATGGGGAAGCGCTCCTGCATCGCCCCCAGCCGGGAACGGATGATCTCGCCCACCCGGGCGCCCCGGTCGCAGAGCTTCTCCTCGTCGA contains:
- a CDS encoding ATP-binding cassette domain-containing protein; translation: MSGLTVQSISAFYGDSQALWDVTLDVPRGRLVSLLGANGAGKTTTLKAICGLVPLAG
- a CDS encoding ABC transporter ATP-binding protein, with the protein product MSQPFLKVESVSMVFGGLRALHEVSFEMGQNEIVGLIGPNGAGKTTLFNVVSGYCKPTAGKVSYRGEDVTGWAPYRMAEKGVGRTFQVVKPFPGLTVLENTTIAALLRHPRRAHAEHKAWEVLEFTGLADRAHDSAAGLTLAGRKRLEIAKALALEPDLLLLDEVVAGLNPTEADRTVELIFKLKDLGTTILAVEHIMRVIMNISDRIVVLNYGEKIAEGRPAQVAADPAVIQAYLGEAAA
- a CDS encoding branched-chain amino acid ABC transporter permease; this encodes MRTRYLPWCAAVFAALAFLPLATENTFVLRIATEALLWIGLAITWDVLGGYTGRVNFGHGAFFGIGAYATAILMMQGGWPFFATLPAAALAAGVVAFAAGLPTLRLKGAYFAIATWALARAIQQGALVLDITGGPDGMRLPPFLNPIFFFYLFLVLVAGIFFGLWFLLERSPFGMKVKAIREDEEGSMSLGLRPTRIKIQAFLLSAAPAGLLGGAYAYWITFIDPASVLGDLVTDQAVVMAVFGGLGTLIGPAIGAVLIFAFKTYFWAYLSDYQVLYLIILGVIIALSVVFLPDGLWGALTSRFGRRRAGAPPASPAKPAEPRTAPPAEERP
- a CDS encoding branched-chain amino acid ABC transporter permease, which translates into the protein MVLLPQAIVDGLLIGGIYITIAIGFSLTYGVMHIIDFAVGEWIMLGAFLGYYLNLWLGVEPFLLLPAAFAVFLAVGYFLQPVIHRVLSGRRGNPILMGLVFTFGLAIAIKGGALTAFGFFSRSTPSALAGHSFFFEWGDLFVTVPAVRLAGLAYALVITGVLHYVLKKTDFGLAVRALSQHREAAGLMGINARRTSSWVYGIYVAISAMTGVLIGAVFSISAQMGGDYTIFAFFVVVLAGMGYLAGVPWAAFLLGLVQSFFLIYGNPSYTLLAVFTLLWVILLVSPRGLFAKGV
- a CDS encoding amino acid ABC transporter substrate-binding protein, which encodes MKRLWLVPLAALAVAAAPAAQARDFYKVGVITSLSGDLATGGNVTKRGYDLWAQAVNDQGGIEIEGKRYPVRLIYADAQSEPSQGANGAERLATQEQVDFVLGPYASGVTLAAAPVLEKYKIPMITGSAESPLIWRQGFKYTFGTIPPVNYTGATPIDTLTALEPPIKTAVIVGSNDTFSKATAEAFKAAVEAKGINVQRFNIVPAGQDLIPFLSAVRGLKPDLVAFGGHDEELINFAKALKQVNYTPKALLMHYGVTEPSFVEALKKDAEQVFGASVWTDTLHTKGELLWADAAAYGKAAMDAYKVPADYTQAGCSAAGIAFQAALQKAKLAPPLDEAKRDALLKALETLDIQTFYGRINFAKEGEFYHANVGLTPLTIQIQGGKTVIVGPAAEAEAKPQYPMTEWKQR